aaagaCCTGAGGACCATATCGCCAAGTCTCGTTGAAGACCGTCAGTCTGTCGTGGAGTTAGCACCCAAGGCgttggaggagaggaatcGATCACACTCACCCCAATTATGCTGAATATATAGGAGTAGACATCGAGTGCACGTTGATGAACCCCTGAAGGTAGCGCCGGATTCAAGCATTGTGCCAACCTCTTGGAGACAATAAGCTTCCTGGGTATCTCGTGATACGGCGGTGAAGGTGATTGCAACGTCTATTGAATAAGGAACGGTAAGCATCACCTTTGCTAAAGACCAGTTGCGAGAGCGTACCTTAAGAAGTCTGGACAAAAAGGATATGAAGTCTGCCCATTCATTGACATTTTCAAATGACTGCAGAGCCTTGTCAACCTGTTGTTTGAATCGCTTGTACTTTGGGTCATTTGCCAATAGCGATGCTGCTGCAGCTACAGAGCAATCAATATATTAGATCCAGGGTTGTCAGTTGGCCAAGTTTTCACTCACCCTTACCAGCTCGTGTCCTACCTTCGGGGGTTGCTCTGCCGCTGCTACCGCTATCCTCGATATTCACACTGGTTTGTGAAGTTGTCGAGTCGCTACGTGACCGTCCCGGGACGAGAAGCTGTGTGAGGCGACTCTGCGATGCGGGGCGTTTGAGTGCGCGGGATTCGGAAGGTTGGGTATTTAATGGTGGCGAGGAGTGTGCCATGGTAGTTGCGCTGCTGGCAGCGGTAAGGCTTCCACTTGCTCAAAGTACACCTTTAGTATAACGGTGACGAAGAGATGGTGGGAGATGAGCTTCGAGATCGGTAGATGATGTCGTCGACATTTGTGTACCGGCACAAACAAATTACGAATTTCTTTTATATCTTCCTTACTTGACTTTTGCATGCATATACACCTCACAAAGCATCATGTCTAGCAAGGCCGACGCTAGTATAAAATTCAACGCGGATACAAGCAACGAGGAAGAACTAGATACCGAAACCAAACTCGTACTTCTCGCTTCACTCGTCCACCCATTGACACTTCCACCGCAAGCTCTTGAGGTGCTCGCTTCCGTTGATGGCGACGTCGCTAAAGCTGCAGAACGACTCCTCTTACCCAACCCCGAGACCTCTAGAAAACGTAAAGCTGGATCAAGCTTGCAAGGATGGCTCGGTCGCCCCAGCGATAATAAAAAAGCAGTtaaagcaaaaagaaaacaagaagCTGAGTCAACCGATCGTCACTTGACAGTGTCGGCAGCTGGTGGTAGTAAAATTAGTGGGACCTCTACCATTACTATCGATGAGGATAAACAGAGGGACGATACCATTTCAGAAACAGCACCGCCCAAGTCTGTCACCAATGCTTTCGAAATCTTGGGCCGAgcgccttcttcaccgGTAAAACAGAAAGTAGGCCCTCAGCCGGCCATTCATCTCTCGTCACAGGCCTCGATTGACTCACATTCACTACCGCTCACTCTTATCAACCAATTTCTATCACCTTCATTAGCGTCCGCTCTCTACCTTATCATGATGGAAGAATCAAATTCTTGGGGCGCCAATCGGTTCTATATCGCAGGAAAGGCGGCGAAAAGCCCTCATACGACGGGCTTCTATCgaaaagaagggggagggtatggaggaggaaagtaTTTTTACGCAGGAATGGAACAAGGACCAGCCAAAGTATTTATCTGACTTTCATTAGTCTCTATGGTGCAAGCTAATGCCGTTTACTCCCTAGGTTTATCCAGCATTTTTGGCAAGGGCCGCCGAGATCGTTGAAAAAGCAGTCAACGAGAATTTGAGAAAAAGACCAAGGTACGGGCTTGAATGGGGGGGTGAGTGGAAAGCAAATGTTTGTGGAGCCAACCGCTATGATGGTTCTCGGAGTTCGTGAGTCATCGTAACATGCTCGATAATAAGTCACCATCAATGCTCACTGGGTACTTTCAGAGTCGGGTGGCATGCCGACCAGCTCACATGTCAGTTCTTACAATATCGCTGTCTCATAGGTCGTCGAGAGCACCCAGAAGCACCAGGATGTTGACAACGTTTTAGATTTGGGTCCTTATACCACAATAGCTTCTCTGTCGTTGGGAACATCCCGAGCATTTCGGCTACGAGAGACGCCTCCTTCTGATCCAGCGTTTGTAATCAATGACAAACCTCCTTGCACATATGAGATAACATTAGCCCACAATACTCTGTGCTTGATGAATGCTGGATGTCAGGAGAGATACAAGCATACGTGAGCTGTCTTGCTATCACTAACTGTTAAGCTTGGAATTGACTGTCACACTCTTAGCGTCCCCCCTCAGAAGGCAATAGATTTGTTCAGACCGGGATATGATATCGCGGAAAACCCGATCCCTAAGGATGCACAACTGGCATTCACATCTAGGATCAATATCACTTTTCGGTAAGTAGTGGCGATATTATGCTCTATTTCTGTCTTTTGTTACCCATGACTTATTCTATCATAGCTTCTACCGGGAAGGTAAGTAAAAAATGCCGGTGGACACAAGCTCATGTCAAGACTTCCACCCTGTACCAAATGCGGGACCTTTCGGTCCTCGTGAAGGCACCCCAATATGTAGATGCGGTGTCCCAACGTATGTTACATTAACGTTCGGAAAAAAATAGTGAAGAAGGGCTGATCTTTTGAAGCGTTCTTCGAGCGGATCAGAAAGCTAAAGCCCGCTCTCGCCTGTCCTCAACATCTTTCAAATCTCGTCCTCGCGCGTCCAGCAATACGAACATaattgaagatgatatGGTTTTCTTCTGGCAATGTCAAAGTGCAACCCAAACAGGTGTGGGAAAGGGGTGCGGGTTTTTCAGGATTCTAGAtatgaaaaaggaagggaggggaCCATGTATTGGAGATCGGGTGTAGGGTATAATATGCTGGATATCAATTTTTGATGTTGTTGTATGCACTCTGTTACAATTAGTAAAATCCCAAAAGGTAGCGGTATGTTGAATGTATCTTACACGGTTAATCGGaatcctcatccatctgGTTGtttccttcaccatccaCTTCATGAGCACTATGCTCATTGTCTggttcatcatcatcgtcatcgacAACATCTCCATATTCCACATCTCCTCTGtcatccatcccttcttcaccatcctgACCCACTGCTCCATTCTCCatttcaccatcttcttcattatCTCCTTCTAGCCCTTCGATCGcattctccatctccgctTTTCGCCGTTgctcttccgcttcctcccttttcttccttcttgcttcCCTAGCTGCTGCCCTTTCAGCTTCACGTAAGCTTTCACGCCTGTCGCCTTCTTCAGGAGCGATCGCGCCAATTTCTACGCCAAGCGCATCGGCGAGTCGGTCGACTTGAGTGCGAACTGGGGTATGGGGCAGGGAGTGGACGAAATTTTTGAGGTGGGCATAGGTGTCCTTGGCGGAGAGTTTCGTGGGTTTTGAAATGGACTCCAAAAGTATGCGAGATTCTAGTTGGCGGTCCATCGTGAATGGTTTTGTGGATTATATTGCAGACAAGAGAGAAAGATAGAAAGTTGAGTCTGCAAGAGCGGCTGGCCACAATTTCAGACAGAAATCTTCAATTACGTAAACACACATAAGACAAGTTGAAATTATTTCCGTCCACGCATCTTCTCGACGGATGTCGATGAATTGATCAATGATGCATCCTTCTCTGCCATACATTACGACGTAGAATATGGGAATGATAAGAGTCTTTTCGCTGATGATCCATCTGAAATTGTGGTGTTGCAAGTCATAGTAAGTTAGTCCCCGATACAGCGCGCTTCACCgatcctttttcttctttattATGATTCCAATAAACGATCAACAATGGAAGGATCGATAGCGATGTTGTTTGCTCGTAAGTAGTCATCTGACCAAAACTTGCTTTGATGTCTTGACCCAGAGTCACACCTAGCGTGGGATAAATGTCAGTGATACTCCTTGCATTTGACGAGGCCTCGGTGATATATGAACTCACAAGATTGTAGCTATTCGGGACCCACGACTCATAGTTTTGGCCAGTCGAATACATGCAATTAGGTTACAAGCACTGGAGGAGCCGAGGAAAAGGCCGTCATGTTGGACAAGATATCGAGACATCGCCACAGCCTCTTCGTCTGATACTCTGAATAGGTTATTTATCAGCTGGCCATTCAACCGATCAATTTTGAACTGTTAGTGCGGATTCACCTGTAGGCGTCATCGATTACCGGTAATCCCAAAGAAAAGTTATAAGTTATCTGTTTTGATGGATTAGATACCATAAATCTGGCTGTTTTAACGCTTACTCGATTGATGCCTGAATTGGGTGAGCTCTCAATACTATGGACGGAATCTCATGCTTACCTATACCTTCCACCACGGTGTCCACCTGATGTCGTCGTTTCTTTCCCTCGCTTTCTTTGGGGTCGAACATAACATTAAATCGGACTTTGTTGAACAATCCGGAACCTTCAGGATCAGAAAGGACAATTTTGAGGTCGGGCAAAGCCTTCTTTAAGAAACATCCAGTTCCTGCGATGGTGCCTCCAGTGCCTCATTTCTTCTCAGTTTACCGTTGAGTAGTAATGGGAAACGGCCAGCCACTTACCGGCTCCGCTCACGAAACCATCCAAATGTCCGCTCGTCTGCCGCAGTATCTCTGGGCCAGTCCCTTTGTAATGTGCCATGAAATTACTGTCGTTTTCAAACTGGTCGGCAAAGAAACCGCGAGGTTTGTGTTCAAAGgcggaaggaaaaagatgatgatgattgattTCTGATGGCTCAGCTGCTGTTGAAACGgcaatctcttctccatgCCCAGGGATATTGGTAAGTTCCGATTTGCCAAATTCCAAAGCCCTCTTGCGCGCAAGATTCTGATATAGAATGTTAGGTTCGATATGTGAGGAAAGGCAAGGTTTGTCACCCACTACAAACTGCCATAATATATCAGTGATACATTTAAACCAAACTATCGTGACTGATACGTACTTGTTTCTGATCCACAATACTTGCAGGCCTGACGCGCTCTACTCTTGCCCCGAGCTTTTCCAAGATCTGCACCTTTTCGATCGCAACATCATCAGGCATGATAATGCAGCTCTCGTAGCCCCTATGCAGCCCAGATTGTCAGTTATACTGCAGATTATTTATTACACTCATAAAAAAGATTTCCCACTCACTTAGCCTTTCCCACCGTTGCCAATGAGATTCCTGTACTTCCTACTGTGCCTTCAAAGAGCACTGATCCGGTATTGGGATACAGAAGGCCCTGAGCCTCAGCATCTTCTATAACTATACCGCTGAAGGTTAGCGATACTAGGAAACATTGGCAACTTAGCGTGGATGACATTTACTTTGTAAAGCTACTCGGTCTTTTACTGAACCTCCGGGGTTGAGGAACTGGATTTATGGTAAGCCTGGGAGAGATTATGGAGCAAATGACGGACCTCAGCTTTACCCTGAAGCATACGTATTAGCTTCGCTTCGTTTTAGATCTATATACCTACCAGGATCTCTACCCCCAAGGCATCACTCAACGAATTTATACGTATTAGTGGTGTGTTGCCTGTTCCTTAGAATTAGATAACAAGTATAGTCTGGAAAGAGCGATGCGAACCTATCAGACCTGTCACTCCGGGTACGATCTCATCGCTCCTCAGCTCGATAGGCCTAGGCGGAATCCTTTGTACAgctctttttcttctccattccTGTAATATCAAAGCCGcagaagtggaggagagtgATACGGTGATGCCGAGAATTATGCCCCATACGAGATCGCGGGTGAATTTTGAAGGAAAACGTAGCCGTTCCCAGAACTTGGCTGAGAATGCTATGAAGTAGTCTGATACTCCCATGGCGGCAAGGTAATGGGAGGCAACAGGGGATGAAGTGGAGTATACATAATAATGAACATTATTATGGCAGGAATCGCCGACGGGGGCAGCCACCGAGCAGCGACGCGCTCGTCCTGCGGTTTTCCTAAAGCTATAACGAACAAAATGATGTATTGACACTACTGTATGTGTTTAAGCAGACTGCTCTACCCAAATGACCATTTTCTCTCTATATATCTTTGATCGGTGAGCAACCAATGGCTCGTCCATGCTAGAAGAACACAACATTGACACAACCCGTTACAAGCCATTGTGACTGTGTTTACTACCAAGACTGGCATCGTACCAGTCCTGTCCGcccgcctcctcctgccTCCTTCAAACCTGGAGTCCATCGTCTTCCACCAGCACCGCAACCGACGGACACATACCGAAGGTCGATATTCGATGAAAAGCGCAGTTCCGGACAAGCAAGTACGGTGGATATCAAATCCGATGGGCttggaagtggaagggCTCTCAAAGGACTTCcgtttgatgaagaggctaAACTGGTGTATGGTGTATTGATATCGCTACGGAGTATGGTCAAAAGACTGTCTGGACGGTGCGTAAATGCCAGCTTAGTCCTATGTGATGTAGCTGATGATTTATCGTTTAGCGACGATGAACCCTTTACATCTTACACAACACCTCAGTACAAACTGCATCTCTTTGAGACACCAACTGGGTACAAGttcgttcttctctccgACCCAACGTCTGATTCTCTGCGGTTCATTTTGCGACAGCTCTATATGGGACCCTTCTTAGAATATGTGGTACGAAATCCTTTGGTCAAATTGGACTCGCGCGAAGAGGGTATTGATAACGATCAGGTTCGTCATTTCTGGAGCCCGCATACGAATTGTTGCTGATATGTATGGTGTTAGTTCCGTGACGCTGTAGACAGACATATGCGGGCACTGTCAATGTTTGGATCATGACAGTCACCCTAGCACCGAGGTCATGTGACAAAACAATATGCATGGTAACGATAATGATTGATATGCTAAGGTCCAATAATGCTGTGACTCTACGTGGCTTACTCTACTACTTCTGGTGCTTACTGGTACTGTGGTAAAACAATGTATACTGACACAATCGTCTTGTACTTCATATACAGGTCATGATTCCGATTCGACAAACTTGGTCCTTAATTGCGTCAACAAGGATTTCCTCGTTTCTTTTGCAGTCTTATCATCGGCACCCGCACCATCCGTACCATCAAGTGTAATCTCCTCCCCTCCGACCATATCGTCCAGTTGCAGCTTTGTGAGACCAATCTCCAGCATGTCCTCCTGTTTTATTCCAGTTATATATTAGTCATTCTTCTTACAGTCGGGCACAAACAACAAGAAAACCCACATCAATAGAATTCTTGGTAATTAACTTgatcacctccaccttccgTTCTTGCCCTATCCGGTAAGCGCGATCAGCAGCCTGTCGGTCGTTATGAGGGTTGAAATCCTGGTCGTAGATGACAACCACGGATGCAGCAGTGAGATTGATACTATTCCAAGACAGTCAGCGACCGAGCAGATGGGTCTACACAACACGACAAGTATAACGCACCCAACACCACCTGCCTTGGTAGACAACAAGAACACAGTTATGTCGGTATCGTCATTAAACTCATCCACCAGACCCTGTCTCTCATCCGTCTTGGTTTGCCCATCCAACCTGGTATATCGAATTCCAAGGTGATTCAAGGCGCCCTCCAAAATATCAAGGATCATGACAAACTGCTATTTTAGTTAGCAATGGTtacagaaaaaaaagagatgtTGATGACTTGCTTGGGAGAAAAGTAGCATTCGCTTGCCCTCGGCTTTACATCTTTCGATATGTTTAACCATTGCCATAACCTTGCCTCCCTCCAAAAACACCTCGGGATCGAGAGCGTATTTATGGAGTTCCTTTTGGAGACGCTAAGTCAGCAATTGTCCTAGTTTGCTTCTTGCAAATCCAActcacttcttccacaGATGAGGTACAAAAGTTTGAAATCTCATAGTCACTCATATACTATCAAGATTTCATTAGTGACTtctatctcttctttcgagCGTTAGGCGTACCTCCAAGTCTTCGATAACATAGTCAAGATTACAATCGCAGTACGATGGCGTATTCAGACATGCTTTGGCTATTTGCCTGATTTTGGCATCCGTGTATAGCCGTCGGaacagaagaggatgacTGGCAGCTTTTCTAAGATCCATGAGAATGTTTGAACCGCTAGTGGTCACACCTgatgccttctttcctttgaCAGACTTCTTATCCGCTTCTGGCTTCTTGCCCGTAGCAACGGATCCATCTTCGCCTGCGACTTCCTCCAGCGCTTCCTCAGTCAACTCGCTCAAGatcttctttgacttctgCATAGTTTCGCTGTAGAGTTTGGACTGCACTTTGGTCATCTCACAGTGCTCCACGATTTCAATCTTTGGAGGGAGAGATAGGACTTGAGCTTTGCGTCGACGAAGTACGAAAGGAGTGAGCATTGTACGAGCGCGGGTGGTTCGGGTATGAGATAGAAGACTTGCAGACCCTTGTGATTTGAAGATGGCTCGAAGATAGGGTTCGGCGTCTGTGAAAGTGTCTTTGTGAATAAACATAAGGAGAGACTGGCACAATGACTGTTCAGTGAAATATTCATCTACCAAGTGAAAGGACTTACAAGTAGTTCTTGTAAGTTGTTCTGTAAAGGGGTACCGGTGAGGAGCAAACGCCATTTTGGTTTGATAGAAAGCAGGTCGGTGTAAGCCTTGGTAGTACAACTCTTAAGTCGATGACCCTCGTCATAAACACAGGTCTGAAACCATCGTCAAGTAAGCAATCGCTTCTGAAGAGGTGATTTACAGTTGTCACGTACCTCAAaatcaatcttcttcctaaAGAAACTTAGATCATCCGCAGATGTCATTTGAGTATATGAAGCCAATACTACTTCCAGTTCACCTCGTCTGAATTGAGCTTTCAGGTCACTCCGCAGTCCGGCGCGTTCTGCTTGTGAACCATAATAGGTCTGAACATCAATGTCGGGAGCGAAACGCCTGAATTCTCGAGTCCAGTTTTCGAGAGTGGAGGCGGGAACAAAGATCAGATGTGGGCCAATGATGCCTCGCTCCTTGAGAGCGGCAATAAACGCGATGACCTGGATGGTCTTGCCTAAGCCTATCAGGAATAAGTGCTGGTTGTCTTCAGGAAGGTCGACGAACTTACCCATCTCATCCGCAAGGATACAGCCAATCCTCTTCGAGTACAAGAGGTTCAACCAATTCACGCCCAGTAATTGATAGTCTTTCAAAACCGTTCCCTCACTCAATGTTGAAGGTTGGGTCTGGATGTATTGTTTTAGaattttcctctttttcacaTCCGTCTCATTCTTCAAAAGCTCCGAGACCTTGGCAACGTCCACTTTGACATCGTTCAGCCCATCTGATCTGGGTGTCCCCACCACGCTTCCATCCTGAGCGTGTGACGCGCCTTTCCATACCGCTAACGTTTTGGCAACATCTGAAGCAATAGCTTCACATCTGTTTAAGCAAGCGTCGATCTGAACGAAACCTTCCATGATTTCGGTGTATTGCTCAAACAACTTGAATGAAACGCCTCGCGCCTTGGTGAGCTTTGCACGAACATCGTCGACATCTTCATATGGACGatgcttgatgatgattgcAGCTTGTTCAGGACGACAGGCTACAGCGAGAGGTCAGCCAGCCTCCCCCCCAATTCAACAAAAGCATCTCCAAAACATACCGATTGTACCAGTGAGAGTTTCCACACTGTCCTCATTGAATGCCTTCAGGGCCGCACCCTCTGCATCAGGCTCATCGTCCTCCCCTTTTCGTCGTTTCCTTCCATCGTCGCCATCGGAGAAATCGTCTTCGCTTTCGCTTCCAGAAaattcttcctctgaatCGTTGCTCCTTCTATGACGCTTGCGGTTTGCGTAAATCGTTGAattctcattcttcttctttgatttCGAGTTGGAAGCAGCCGGACTAACGGGGACGGGTAGGGGACTGGATCTCTTTGAAGTTGTACTTCTTGCTGAGGTGTAGGATTCTTGTTCAGCCTTCATCTGATTGGCATAGTGAATCTGATTGATCGCCCTGTCCGGATTACCAGGATATTTTCGAAGTAGCGAAGAGATTGTTGATCGCTCAACGTTAGGAAATTGGCTAGCTAGCCTTTGGatcatcttttcctcttgatCGTCACGGGCTGATTGGGCGGCGTGGACTAAACTAGGTTGGCGGACACTTGAGATCATACTGGGCGTAGCAGGAGTTGGTTTGACTGGggattcttcttcgtctggGTCTACATAACGCGGTTTAGGGCGACGAAGAGGTTGTGGAGAATGCCTGTGGATGGCTCTGAGCACATCACTGGGGCTGCCATTCAACGATGGATACTTCTCGTCCTTCCTGGCATTGGTACGCTTGTCCAACGTATCCTTCATTGAATCCAATGCCCCATTCTTCTGAGTAAGTTTCGAGGCAAAGTATTTAGATTGTTGAGGCGTTGGGGcaggcgaagaggagggaggcaCCAGCACATCAGAATCTTGTATGTATTCGACGCTCGGAGACCGGGAAACCGGAGGGCGAGATTGAGTTGATTTCCTGTGCTTTAAGGCTTCTAATGCATCCTGGAGATGGCAAATGATCACGAAACAACGCGTCAGCTCAGTGCAAAAAGATGTGCAAAGAGATTACGGATGGACGAAAAATTGACACTTACGCGCCGGCGATTACCTTCGTGAAGAGACATTGTGCAACGGCTGGGATGCTATGCCGGTAGCTTGGGGTTGGAAAGATAGTATGAAGATGTAAAATGAGCGCTGAATGGTTTGTAGAgtgggaaatggaggacGCTATGGCGGATGTAGAAATGAAGTTGAAAACAAACCACGCCGTAGCGGAAAAAGAATGCAGCTTATCATACAGATAGAAACGACGCGGTCTTCCAGCATCCTTCGTTGTTCGTACTATCCGAATCACTGCATGTTCAGTGACAACTCATTGTCTCCTTGTCTCCCTGTCTAGCCATCATTGAGCAACGCTTTATCATTTAGGCCAACAGTATTAACACAGCCTGTAGACACCAATCATCCTTTTTTCACCATACTGATACTGCTTTTGGCCTATAACGAACGGCTCCACAAGGATACTTTAAAGCAGTGCTTCGAACGAAGAACATTTATAAATAGAAGTCTCAAAACAATGCGTGTATCCAAGGAAGTATGAGTGAAAGGAGTGAAGTTGTCATACGCCGAGAGGCACGCTGCTCTGTTATCAACCCAGTAGTGACGGATGAGATACAATTATAGAAAGCTTGAAACTGGTGGCAACCGATCCAATGCATAAGTACGAATATCCAGGACCCCCATCTCAATCATGATGCCGAAGATCAAGCAGACTCATGGGTAGCACTAACAACGACAGACCATGATATCATATCAGCATGATTTGATTGCAAATAACTTAGACGTTGAAAAGAACTCACCAAAGCATGCCCCGAACCATTATTTAATCTCCATGACGACTCAGAGGAAGTCCCTTAGTAGGCATAGGATATCGAGACAGATGCAGTAAGTAGGAGCGGCCACCGGTAGAAGCACATCAAACACAGACATATCGCGATGTGGGAACGGCGGTAAAGCACGAGGGACAATCGAAGATAAGCCGACGGGTAGACAAACGGTTGTGTTGATGCTTAGGGAAGGCGCGGCCGATAAGTTGGCGAGACTGTAACGCCGAGGGCTACAAAACAACAGAGTCGTCAAGCAGACGCAAGGCGCCATCAAAAGCCGATCGGCACGGCTGGGCCCGTAGAGCTCCAATGCTACTCGAACATTCTCTACGTGTGTACATCCCGAAGGATTAGCGACTCCATTTAGGGAagtctcccttcttctcagcGAAGAGGTAAGTCATTCTCTGGCCAGAGAATCGAGCGTGTACCAACGTTGTACCACTGCTCATAAGGCGTTCATAACCTGTCAGCCGCCCTTGCGGCAGCC
The Cryptococcus neoformans var. neoformans JEC21 chromosome 8 sequence genome window above contains:
- a CDS encoding cysteine synthase, putative produces the protein MGVSDYFIAFSAKFWERLRFPSKFTRDLVWGIILGITVSLSSTSAALILQEWRRKRAVQRIPPRPIELRSDEIVPGVTGLIGNTPLIRINSLSDALGVEILGKAEFLNPGGSVKDRVALQIIEDAEAQGLLYPNTGSVLFEGTVGSTGISLATVGKAKGYESCIIMPDDVAIEKVQILEKLGARVERVRPASIVDQKQFVNLARKRALEFGKSELTNIPGHGEEIAVSTAAEPSEINHHHLFPSAFEHKPRGFFADQFENDSNFMAHYKGTGPEILRQTSGHLDGFVSGAGTGGTIAGTGCFLKKALPDLKIVLSDPEGSGLFNKVRFNVMFDPKESEGKKRRHQVDTVVEGIGINRITYNFSLGLPVIDDAYRVSDEEAVAMSRYLVQHDGLFLGSSSACNLIACIRLAKTMSRGSRIATILCDSGSRHQSKFWSDDYLRANNIAIDPSIVDRLLES
- a CDS encoding chromosome organization and biogenesis -related protein, putative, with amino-acid sequence MSLHEGNRRRDALEALKHRKSTQSRPPVSRSPSVEYIQDSDVLVPPSSSPAPTPQQSKYFASKLTQKNGALDSMKDTLDKRTNARKDEKYPSLNGSPSDVLRAIHRHSPQPLRRPKPRYVDPDEEESPVKPTPATPSMISSVRQPSLVHAAQSARDDQEEKMIQRLASQFPNVERSTISSLLRKYPGNPDRAINQIHYANQMKAEQESYTSARSTTSKRSSPLPVPVSPAASNSKSKKKNENSTIYANRKRHRRSNDSEEEFSGSESEDDFSDGDDGRKRRKGEDDEPDAEGAALKAFNEDSVETLTGTIACRPEQAAIIIKHRPYEDVDDVRAKLTKARGVSFKLFEQYTEIMEGFVQIDACLNRCEAIASDVAKTLAVWKGASHAQDGSVVGTPRSDGLNDVKVDVAKVSELLKNETDVKKRKILKQYIQTQPSTLSEGTVLKDYQLLGVNWLNLLYSKRIGCILADEMGLGKTIQVIAFIAALKERGIIGPHLIFVPASTLENWTREFRRFAPDIDVQTYYGSQAERAGLRSDLKAQFRRGELEVVLASYTQMTSADDLSFFRKKIDFETCVYDEGHRLKSCTTKAYTDLLSIKPKWRLLLTGTPLQNNLQELLSLLMFIHKDTFTDAEPYLRAIFKSQGSASLLSHTRTTRARTMLTPFVLRRRKAQVLSLPPKIEIVEHCEMTKVQSKLYSETMQKSKKILSELTEEALEEVAGEDGSVATGKKPEADKKSVKGKKASGVTTSGSNILMDLRKAASHPLLFRRLYTDAKIRQIAKACLNTPSYCDCNLDYVIEDLEYMSDYEISNFCTSSVEEELHKYALDPEVFLEGGKVMAMVKHIERCKAEGKRMLLFSQFVMILDILEGALNHLGIRYTRLDGQTKTDERQGLVDEFNDDTDITVFLLSTKAGGVGINLTAASVVVIYDQDFNPHNDRQAADRAYRIGQERKVEVIKLITKNSIDEDMLEIGLTKLQLDDMVGGEEITLDGTDGAGADDKTAKETRKSLLTQLRTKFVESES